GTTCTGCAGACCCGAGAGGCCACAGACCGCGCTCGATATGGACGAAGCGTGGATGATGGACGTCTCGATGCCGGCGGCGGCCGCCCGCATCCGCAGGTCGGCGTGCGTCGTCGAGACCATCGGGTCTCCCCCGGTCAGGAACGCCACCCGGCCTTCGGCGGCACGATCGAGGATCTCATGAGGGTCCTCTTCGACATCCTCCCGCGCGAGCACCCGGATCTCCGCACCAAAGAACGCTTCCATCCCGGGAACGTCCGTTCCCATCAGCCGCGACGTATACGCCTCGAGAAAGACGGCATCGGCGTTTTTAACGTAATTCAGGCCTTTGACCGAGATATCCCCGAGGTCGTAGAGACCGAGACCCACGAACGTCAGCATGGCCGGCTCGCTCCGGAAGCGATCTCAGGGGCAGGGGGGCATTGCACCGGGGGCGCAACGCGGCCGGCGTACAATCGCAGAAGTTTCATCATCCCTCAACTGTCGGTGCTCCATCATCGTAGAAGTAACGGATCAGGGGAGTCGCCCGGCCGCGGATGCCGGCGGTGCGGGAACTCCGTTCCGTCGTGTACCTATGCAAGGATACGGAACATAAGGGCTCCGATAAGAAGCCCGAGGGCGACCGTGTAGAGCGTGATCGCGAGCGTGATCCTTGAGCCGACCTCACGCACGAGGACCGTGATGGTCGCAAGACAGGGGACGAAGAGGACGGTCACGACCGCAAAGACGTAGAGCTGGAGGGACGAGAGCACCGCCCCGAGGTCGGCGGTGCCCGCGAGGATGGCAAGGGTCTCGAACGCCATCTCCTTCCTGAGGATCCCGAAGATGAGCGCCGTAGCCGAGTAGCCGGGAAGGCCGAGGAGGGCCATGGTGTAAGGCTCCACGATCCCCTCAACGATCGCCATGATACCGAAGAACCCGAGCAGCCCGAGGACAATGCTCCCCACAAGGAGCAGGGGCATCGCGATGAAGAGGAACTCGGAGAGGCGCGACCAGGCCTTCTTCATCACCAGTTTCGGGTCCGGCCAGCGGAGCGGCACCATCTCCATGATCATGCCGAACCGCTCGCCGGGCGTCACGCGGGAGAGGACGAGGCCTGTCGCGAGGATAAGGACAAAGACGATGGCGTATACGCTGAATGCAGCCCCGATACCGACGAAACTGCCCACAATCCCGGCGATGATGACGGTCCGGGCCGAGCAGGGGACCATCGTGACCAGGAACGAGGCGATGATGCGCTCCCGCCGGGAATGCAGGAGCCGTATGCTCATGATGGCCGGCACGTTGCACCCGAACGCCAGGGTGAGAGGGATGACCGCCCCGCCGTGCATCCCGACCCTGTGCATCGCGTTGTCGGCGAGGAAGGCCGCCCGGGTCATGTAGCCGGAGTCTTCGAGGACGGAGATGATGATGTAGAAGAGCAAGACGTACGGGAACGCTATCCCGAGGCCTGCCTGGAGCGCGAGCAGGACGGATCTCCCCAGTTCTTCGATGAGGGGAGGGAGCCCAAGCGCGAGGAACGGCTGTATCGCAAAGACTTCGAAGAACTCCACGATCATTCCCTCGAGGAACGATCCCACCGTGAAGACCACGAGGAGCATCCCTACGAGGATACCGAGGAGGATCGGCATTCCGGGGATCAACCGCGTCAGGATGCTGTCGGGGTCGGTCTGGCGGAGGAGCGCCTCTTCCTTCACGGTGAGGTCGGCGATCCGGTGAGCAAAGTTGTGCCGGTTGGCCGCGATGATCTGGGCGACCGTCATCCGGTGCCGGGACTCGATCTCGTCGGCGATCGTCCTTGCCGCCTCGAGCAACTCCGGGTTGTCGCCGAACCCGAGGAGCGCCCTGACGCTCTCCTTCCGGTCTGCCTCAAACATCTTCCCGAGGCTCCGGACGGCTGCCTCTACGTGATGGTCGTACGGGATCTCGACCGTCGAGGGGCGGGAGGCGGCAAGAGCCGCCGGGATGATCCGCTCGATGTTCTTTCCCTGCGATGCCGCCGTCTGGATCACGTCGACGCAGAGGAGGTCGCGGATCGGGCCGGGGTCGATCTCAAGCCCCTGTTTTGCGGCTTCGTCGGCCATGTTCAGCACGACGATCATCGGGAGGCCGTACTCCGCCACCTGGAGGAGAAGGTAGAGATTGCGTTCCAGGCGCGTGACGTTCACCACCACGATGATCGCATCGGTGTCCTGCTGCTCCAGGAACCGGCGGACCAGGGCTTCCTCGTCCGAATTTCCTTCCAGCGAGTAGACGCCGGGAAGGTCCACGAGTTCGACCATCTCGCGCTGGAAACAGGTGTTGCCCCGCTGCAGCTCGACGGTGGTCCCGGGATAGTTGCTCACCTCCACCCCGAGGCCGGTGAGCTGGTTGAAGATCAGGGATTTGCCTACGCTGGGGTTCCCTATCAGCGCAAACCTCATGGACACGACTCCACGAGGATAGATTTCGCGATCTCGGGGCTGATGGCGATATCGCACCCTTTCACCCTGACCACGACCGACTGGTTCGGGAGTTTGCGCCGGATCTGCACGACCTCGCCCGGGAATATGCCGAGGTCGAGCAGCCTCCGGTGCCGCCGGGCCCCACGCATCATCGCCACCCGGACGGTATCCCCTTCCTTGCAGTCGAGCAGCGTGCAGGCGTCCCGCCCCCGGCAGCGTCCCATACACCCCGGCGGGGGTTGGGCGCCGTCCATGTAGGAGGAGAGCCGTTC
This portion of the Methanoculleus oceani genome encodes:
- the dph5 gene encoding diphthine synthase, with product MLTFVGLGLYDLGDISVKGLNYVKNADAVFLEAYTSRLMGTDVPGMEAFFGAEIRVLAREDVEEDPHEILDRAAEGRVAFLTGGDPMVSTTHADLRMRAAAAGIETSIIHASSISSAVCGLSGLQNYRFGKSCSVPFPAKGWFPTAPVETVTANLALSLHTLVYLDIQKDRYMRVPEAIAILEEMAEKRGVEPPALYVGIARAGSEHPVVRAGTGAKLKETEFGPPLHILVVPAELHPMERDYLEIFAGL
- the feoB gene encoding ferrous iron transport protein B, whose amino-acid sequence is MRFALIGNPSVGKSLIFNQLTGLGVEVSNYPGTTVELQRGNTCFQREMVELVDLPGVYSLEGNSDEEALVRRFLEQQDTDAIIVVVNVTRLERNLYLLLQVAEYGLPMIVVLNMADEAAKQGLEIDPGPIRDLLCVDVIQTAASQGKNIERIIPAALAASRPSTVEIPYDHHVEAAVRSLGKMFEADRKESVRALLGFGDNPELLEAARTIADEIESRHRMTVAQIIAANRHNFAHRIADLTVKEEALLRQTDPDSILTRLIPGMPILLGILVGMLLVVFTVGSFLEGMIVEFFEVFAIQPFLALGLPPLIEELGRSVLLALQAGLGIAFPYVLLFYIIISVLEDSGYMTRAAFLADNAMHRVGMHGGAVIPLTLAFGCNVPAIMSIRLLHSRRERIIASFLVTMVPCSARTVIIAGIVGSFVGIGAAFSVYAIVFVLILATGLVLSRVTPGERFGMIMEMVPLRWPDPKLVMKKAWSRLSEFLFIAMPLLLVGSIVLGLLGFFGIMAIVEGIVEPYTMALLGLPGYSATALIFGILRKEMAFETLAILAGTADLGAVLSSLQLYVFAVVTVLFVPCLATITVLVREVGSRITLAITLYTVALGLLIGALMFRILA